TCTCTCAAATAAAAAAAGATGGTTTCAAATCTTTAAAAGAAAATGAAGAAGTTGAATTTGATGTTGTTAAAGGTGACAGAGGATTACAAGCAGAAAATATCACTTCTGTAAAATAATTGAATTTTTCAATCTCTTATAGAGTTTATCTATAAGAGATTTTTTTATTGACATTTTAATAATTTTCTAACAAGCAAAAGAGAGATTTTTAGTCTCTCTTTTTATTTTTTAATATCTTTTATAAAAACTCTAGCTATTATTAATCCCAAAATACAGGAGATTACAATTGGATAAAAAATATAATTATATGATCCAAACGTTTCTTTAAAATAACCTCCTACAAATCCTTGAGTAATAGCTCCTATTCCATAAGCTGTAAATAAAATTCCATAATTTGAGGTATAATTAATTTTTCCAAAAATATTAACTGTTGAAGCAGGAGCTATAGAAAGCCATCCTCCTAAATTTAACCATATTATTGAAAATGATAACATAAATATAAAAATATTCGTTTTGAATAGTAATGACATAATACCTGCAAATATTATTGTTATATATGATATTGTAATTGCATTTTTAGTTCCTAATTTATCAGTTATTGCTCCAAATAAAGGTCTTCCAATACCATTAAATATAGCAAAGAAGGAAGTAAAAAATGCAGCTTTTAAAGGAGTTATACCTATGATTTCTTGAGCATAAGAACTTGAAATTCCAATTATCATGAGTCCACAAAAAGTCCCAATCATGTAGCATATCCATAAAGCATAGAATTTTGTTGTTTTTATCATATTTTTAGAAGTAGTTTCATTAAAAAATTCAATATTTTTATTGGCATTTTCATATTCAGTTTTATCTGGAAATTTTAAAAATAATGACAGTAAAGTTAAAATTATCAAAAATAAAATTCCTAAAATTTTAAAAGTTGAAAATACTCCAAATTTAATTATTAGTTCACTAGCCAAAGGTGCTGTTAGAAATGGAGAAAGTCCAAATCCTAAAAGCGTTAATCCTACAGAAAATCCTTTCTTGTCTGGAAACCATTCTGTTACGACTGCTATCGGTATACCATAAATAACTCCTACACCTATTCCTCCTAGAATACCATAAGTTATAATAATAAATTCGATACTTTTTGCAAAGCCAGCTAAAATCCAAGCTAGTCCTATTAAAAAGGATCCCAATATAGCCAATATTTTAGGATTTATTTTTTTTATAAACAATCCTGCTACAGGCATACTAAATGCATAAAAAAATAAAAATATTGTATATGGCATTCCTGCCATTGTAGACGAAATATGTTTTCCATTAGTTTCTTCTAAAATTTTTATTAAAGGTCTTTGAAAAACTCCCCAGGAATAAATAGTCCCCATACATAAAAACATTATCAAACCAGTTATAATATAAATTTCTCTTCTCTTCATATACCTCCTATAAAAATTTTATTTTTTTGAATCGTGGTTCAATATAGAATACTATATTTTTTATAAAAATAAAAGTTTTTTTTTAAAATAACTCTTAAATAAAAAAGGACTAGATACCTAGCCCTATAATTTATCACTAATTAATTTTTCTATTTTCTCTAATGAAGAAGAAACTTTTTTAATAATATGTGAGTCAATAACCCTACATATACCAGTTTTACTACTAATTTGTAATTTCCATTCACCATATTCTGCTAAAGTTTTCCAATTATCCATTTGAGAGATAAAAGAAAAACAAATCAACGAATCCTTAGCTAAAATATCTTCAATTTTTCCAGATATAACTAATTTAGCAAAATTACTTTGTAGTGACATAAAAATCCTCTCCTTTACTTAATAGTTACATAATACTACCATCTTTTATTATATTTCCTTTTATAATTTTATAAAAATATATTTCTCTTTATTTATCAAAACGTCCCGAGAAAACCTCGTCCTCTATTAGAAAGAGGATGAATCGGGGCATTTTGATAAAAAGCAAGATATACTCCAGGAAGAACAGGTATAAATATATTAGATATTTGTCTATATAATAACTCTTAATAAAAAAAGTACACAAAAGTGTACTTTTTTAAACTTAAAACTTATAAAGGAATCCCATCGTAGCTTTTTTATCTCCGATAGAATCACCAGAAACTTTTCCTTTTATTGTAAAGTTATCATTTAGATTAAATTGAATTCCTATTTCACCAACAATTGCTCCATATTTTTCTTTTCTTACTGGAGTTGCATATTCTGAACTTCTTAATTCAGTTAAACTAAAAGTATCTCTCCATTCATTTACATTATTTAACTCTTTTTCGCATCCTGCAAAGAAATCAAATATAATTAAAGAATTGAAATTTTTACTTCCTTTCATTCCCAATATTAAGTTATTTGAAATATTAGTTTTTGAATCTACAGTAACATTTCTAGAACTTTCAAGATCTGCACCTGATTGTTCTATTTTTTCATGTCCAAATAAAGTAGTTTTTATTTCTCCTATTGCAGATAAATTCATCATAGATAAATCAAATGGCTTTTCTATTCTATTAGTCATTGAAATAGAATATGAATTAAAGTCTGCATCTGTAGATGATCTTTCCATGGTATTTAAACCAATTATTGCATCACTTAGGAATGTATAGTTAAAGCTAGCAAACTTTTTACCTGAATATAATCCAGCTCCAAAATAGTTTGTAGAAAGTTTAGCACCATTATCATATTTATTTTTTGAATATTCATATGATAATGTTAATCCTGTATTTTCAGAAAGAGATTTTGATCCCATAAGTAAATATGATTCTCTATCGTAAGAAACTGTGTTTGAAACTTTTTTAGATTCTTTTTTCTGAGTATCTGTGAAAATACCAATCTTATAACTCCCTAAATAGTCTTCAGCTAAAACTCCACTTACGTTTCCTGTAAAATCAGAATCATAAGTTCCACCGTTAACTTCAATATATGTTTCCTTTGTATCTTTTAAATTTGATTGTGCAGTACTATTTCTTAAACTATTTTCAAGAATAACTCCATTTAGGTTGGCGTATTCATTAGAGAAAATACTTTCAAGGTCTGCTGTTTTTCCTGTTGAAACAAGTTTATTTACTAATTCTGCAAATTTCGATGAACCATTTCCTTCACCATAAACATAATTATCAAGTCCTACATTTTTAATTAAATTGCTATAATAACCAGAAACTGTGTCTTCAATATTTTTGACTTTGTTCATTGTTAAATCAATAATATTTTTATTATCTTCATTTTTATTTTCAGAAATAGCAATCTCATACACTCCTTGAGTAGTAAGATTTTCTAATCCAGTGATACTTCCTCCTGCAGTTATGAAGTTTTCTTTTATATAAGAATCTCCTTTTCCTATTTCGGCCATGATATTCATCTCGCCTGCAAGCTTAAAGTCTCCTGCTGCTTTATACCCTGCCGATGTTGAAGAGTTTATTCCAGAACCTAAAGAAAGAGTAGCTAAAGCATTAGTGTTTTCAAGAATACCGTAGTTATATACCTGACCACCATTAACCCCCTGCATAAATACCTTATCAAAAGAATTTCCTAAACTATCTATTATATTATCTCCAGTTATGGCATTTGTTCTTATAGTTCCATAGTTATATACTCGTGCTCCAACTCCATCAGCATACATTCCTACAACATAATCTTTTCCATCAATTACTCCATCTTTATTAGTATCATTAAGAGAATTATTTATTTCAATTAATCCATAATTATAACTTGATACAAAAACATTATTTTTTGGTGAATAGCTATACATTCCATATCCTGTCTTACCTTCTAAATATATGTTTCCATAATTAGAATTATCATAATAACTATGAGTATAATCACTATTATAACTATACTGTGAAATATTTTGTCCATAAACTCTTCCAAGTGATTTTACAAAGATATTTCCATAATTATAGTTATTCCCTCCTTCATTTCCAGAACTTGAGTATTGACCATATGCAGAAGAATCTGAATCTGTAAAAGCATTAATTTGACCATAATTATAGTTATTTCCTCTTCCGTTAGTTGAATATTGACCATATAAAGAAATATATTCTTCTTTTGAGAATGGAGAAACTTCTATATATCCATAGTTATAATTGTTTCCTTTATTAAAATAGTCATATTCTTGACGTTGGCCAATTGCATCATTTCCTTTAGATACCTGTAATACAATATTTCCATAGTTATAATTATTTCCATCTTTTTCTGATACTTGTCCATAAGCAAAATCATTTTCTGAAGATATTATAATATCTCCATAATTATAATTACCTAATCCTGCATGTCCTAATTGTTGCCCTATTCCTTTGGTCCATCTTGTTGCTTTTATAACACCATAATTATAATTACTTATGTTAGCTTTTTGTCCTTCAGAAGCATTTTTTATTTCACCATAATTGTAATTTTTGAACCCCCACTGTCCATATACATTTGAATTCGATTGATTATTTACCTCTATTTGACCATAATTGTAGTTATTTGAATTAAGTGAAATTTGACCATTAGAGGCTTCTTCCATTACCATACTACCGTAATTATAATTATTTTCTTCTGCATATTGTCCATAAGAAGATCCGTGGTAGCTAGTCGGAGTTAATATAATACTTCCATAGTTATAATTTTTCTTAGAATATTGCCCGTAAGACTGGTTATATAAGCTAGAAGCAGATGATTTAATATTAATAACTCCATAATTATAATTACTACCATTCTTAGAATATTGTCCGAATGACCTTCCTATCATAGTTGATATATCTATTACTCCATAGTTATAGTTATTTCCCTCTGATACTTGTCCATATGAATCAAAGCTTTCTTCTTCTGGAGAATAAATATTTTTTGATAAAACAGCTATTTTACCATAATTATAATTATTTCCTGAAACACTTCTTTGTCCAATTGCTCCTGTATAATCTCTTGAAACTATAAGTTCACCATAATTTACATTTATACCATTTTCTGAAGAGTTTTGTCCCCATATTGTTCCATTAAGAATTTCTGTATTTACTAAAATTGAATCTTTATTTCCTAAATCTCCATTTATTACAGTATAATTTTTTCCATCTATTTTTATTTCAGTTAATTCAGTATTAGTTAATTTATTATAAAGTTCTGTATGTGTTAAATTAATATCTAAATCAGTTTTTTCCGTTAAGGTATCCAATGTTGAAAGTTTATTGTTAAAATCTTCCGAAGTTGAAGTTATTGTAGTTTCAAGATTATTATAAATTTCATTATAATTCTGATTGTAGTTTTTAAAATCTGAAATTTCAAATTCTTTCTCTTGTGTATTATTTAATCCCTCTAAAAATATATCTTTATGAATTCCGGAAAAAATGTTCTCCATATCTTTAAAATCTATTTCACCTTTTGATAAATATTCTTGTAATCTTTTTAAATCAACTCCACTTTCTCCATCAGAAACTCCTACAAGATTTCCATCTTTGTAGAACATGTATTTATTTCTAAGTTTAGAAATTATGATTCCTTCTAATTTATTTCCTTTGTGTGTTTCATTTTCATCTGTAATCAAAATAGAGTTTTCATTCACCACTTGTGCTTTTACTCCATTTAGCTTTATATTATTATCAAAATTATTATATTCAATCAAAACTTCTTTCCCATTGATTGTTGCAGTAGTTTTTAAATCGTCTGGATCTACTACTGGTGGCAGTGGATCTACTACTGGCGGTTTTGAATCAGAAGGACTTCCTCCTCCACCTCCACCCCCGCCTCCACAAGCTGTAAGTGAAAATCCTACCATTCCTGTTATTAAAAATTTAACCATTGTTTCTAAATTTAAAGAAATATGATTTTTTAAATACCTCTTTAAATTTTTTTCTTCGTTGCTTATGTTCCTCACAATTCTCCCCCTAATTTTGAATACTTACAAATTTTCCGCTTGAAATTATATTTTTTAAAAATTTATTATAAAAAGGGATAAAGAATAATTATTCTTTATCCCTTTAATTAATTTTGATTTAAAAGCTGAATTTATATCCAAATCCTAAAGTTACTCTTGAGTAATCAAAGTCTTTCTTTCCCATTTCATATTTTTCATTTTCATATTCTTCTGTTAATTTAGCTTTAGCTTGATTTACTTGATACATTAAATCTACGAAGAAATTTTCATACTCTACTCCAGCACCTACACCATAGTATAATCCATTTTTAATATCTGTTTTATATTTATATGTATCACTATATGAGTAATCTCCTGACGAATAAAAATCACAATCTTTTGCATCTTTATCTCCAAAATTAAATGAATATCCTAAAGTTGCTTTTAAATATGGTTTCCATGCTGTTCCAGTTTCAAAATTATATTTTGCAATAGCATATAATGGAACTGAATCATATTTAGGCATTTCTGATTCATATCTTTCAGACCAATTATCTCCAGAATCACTAAATTTTTTTGATTTTGGCTTAGCATGATTTTGATAAGCTACTCCAAGTCCTAGCTCAAAGTTATTCGTTATATTTCTAGTAGCTTCTAAAGCTATTTCAAATCCTAAATCTTTAGTCTCTTTTTTATTTTGTTTAAAGCTATAACCATCAATGTCACCCTTCCATTCATCATACTCTGACCATACATCTAATCCTACTTTTCCATAGATGTTGTATAGTGGTGTGTATGCAACTACAACTGGTGCTACCTCTTCAACTATAACTGGTGCTACTACAACCTCTTTTGATACCTCTACTGGTGCTACCGCAACTTCTTTAGCATAAGAAATAGATCCAATTGCTAATAATGTTCCTAAAATTAGTGGTGTTTTTTTCATTATAATTTCCTCCTAGTTAGTAAAAAAATGTGCTGTTTTAATAATAACATTTTTATTTAAGATTTATCTATTAGAAATTTTTTTATTTTTTTTAAAATTTTCTTCCAGAGATCGAAAAACGAACGTTTCGAAAAATTATTTGACTCTTTTATTTATTTCAAAAATCAAAAGCAATAAAATTTTAAATATATTCAATTAAACAATTTTCATAAAAACTAAAATTTTTTAATAAAGAATAAAACTTTTTTTAGAAATCTGTGGTCTAAATATTATAAGTGTTAAAAGTAATAATATAATTTAATCCCCCCCAAAAAGAGCCTCTATCCCCAGAGGCTCTTTCCCTTTTTTGTTAATAGAGTTTTATAGAAGAATTTATATTTTTAATTCATAGATGATAATACAAAAAGTTCGCTCAGCGGACTTTTTAAAAGATTCTAACTTTTCAAACTTTTTTCGAGGAAAAAAACGTCTAACAATTATAATAATAGTTAGAAGGTAGAAAAGGATTTAATAATTTTCAAGCAGTAAAATAACCATCACGCAGTTTCAAAGATGTTTTAAATCATGAAGTTGTTTTTCTAACTATTATAAGAGTAATAAATTTAAAGTTCAGTAAAGTATTTTGTTATTTAGAAAGTTTTTTTAAGACAATAGTTACAAGATTTAAGGTTATTAGAACGGTTTATATTCAACAGTGAGTAGAGGGATTTGTGATGGTTGCCCTCTACTTTTTTATTTTTTGTATTTTTATAGCTAATTATTTAAAATTAATGTATAATATCACAAATTTATAACTAATTTTTTTATGGAGGTAAGTAATAATGATTAATATTAGAAAAGCTTCTATTGAAGACTATATATCTCTTTGCTCAGTTTACGATGAGTTAGATAATTTACATCTTCAAAATCATCCTGAACTTTTTAAAAAACCATTAATTTCTTCTAGAGATGAATCTGATATAAAAGATCTTATTGAAGATCCTAACCGAGAGTTATTTGTAGCAGAATACAACTCTGAAATTATTGGATTTACTGAATGTTTTATAGCAAAATCTATAGATCATCCTGTTATAAAAGAACGTAAATGGGTACAACTAGATAACATAGCTGTAAAAAATGAGCATCAAAATAAAAAAGTAGGAAATCTTTTATTAGAAAAAGTTAAAGAATGGTCTAAGGAGAAAAATATCAATCGAATTGAATTAACAGTATATTCATTTAACACAAATACAATTTCCTTTTATGAAAAAAAAGGATTTAGTGAGATAAGTAAAAAAATGTATTTGAATTTTTAATATATATTTAGAATAATTTATCATCCTCAGTAAAAAAGAGCCTGATTCTATCCCAGAAGGAGCAAAATGAGGGAAAGGAATAAGATATTCCTAAGAGCGGTCCCACCAAAAATGGAGTACCTTAAACGGGGGATGCCTGAAGGTGGGCTTGGGGGGAAGAGCGGCAGGGGTGGACCAAGTCCCCCTACATTTTTTTATGAAAGAAAAAATTACTATTCATTATTTATCATTTTATATATTTTTCTAAAATAAGAATTTGTTATTAATTCTTTGCTTTTATTATATATTGTTCCTTCCTCATCAACTCCAGGATAATTAATTTCTAAAGCTTTTATTCTCAACAACTTTCTTGCAATTCCAAAATATTCATTTCCCTTTTCATCAAGAACTATTGTTTTTTTAGGCAGAATATCTTTAAAATATATTTCATAGTTTTTATCTTCAAATTTAACTTTTATAACTTTGTATAT
This DNA window, taken from Cetobacterium sp. NK01, encodes the following:
- a CDS encoding GNAT family N-acetyltransferase encodes the protein MINIRKASIEDYISLCSVYDELDNLHLQNHPELFKKPLISSRDESDIKDLIEDPNRELFVAEYNSEIIGFTECFIAKSIDHPVIKERKWVQLDNIAVKNEHQNKKVGNLLLEKVKEWSKEKNINRIELTVYSFNTNTISFYEKKGFSEISKKMYLNF
- a CDS encoding cold-shock protein: MKGTVKWFNEEKGFGFITGEDGKDVFAHFSQIKKDGFKSLKENEEVEFDVVKGDRGLQAENITSVK
- a CDS encoding outer membrane beta-barrel protein yields the protein MKKTPLILGTLLAIGSISYAKEVAVAPVEVSKEVVVAPVIVEEVAPVVVAYTPLYNIYGKVGLDVWSEYDEWKGDIDGYSFKQNKKETKDLGFEIALEATRNITNNFELGLGVAYQNHAKPKSKKFSDSGDNWSERYESEMPKYDSVPLYAIAKYNFETGTAWKPYLKATLGYSFNFGDKDAKDCDFYSSGDYSYSDTYKYKTDIKNGLYYGVGAGVEYENFFVDLMYQVNQAKAKLTEEYENEKYEMGKKDFDYSRVTLGFGYKFSF
- a CDS encoding OFA family MFS transporter, whose product is MKRREIYIITGLIMFLCMGTIYSWGVFQRPLIKILEETNGKHISSTMAGMPYTIFLFFYAFSMPVAGLFIKKINPKILAILGSFLIGLAWILAGFAKSIEFIIITYGILGGIGVGVIYGIPIAVVTEWFPDKKGFSVGLTLLGFGLSPFLTAPLASELIIKFGVFSTFKILGILFLIILTLLSLFLKFPDKTEYENANKNIEFFNETTSKNMIKTTKFYALWICYMIGTFCGLMIIGISSSYAQEIIGITPLKAAFFTSFFAIFNGIGRPLFGAITDKLGTKNAITISYITIIFAGIMSLLFKTNIFIFMLSFSIIWLNLGGWLSIAPASTVNIFGKINYTSNYGILFTAYGIGAITQGFVGGYFKETFGSYNYIFYPIVISCILGLIIARVFIKDIKK